A single genomic interval of Daucus carota subsp. sativus chromosome 1, DH1 v3.0, whole genome shotgun sequence harbors:
- the LOC108205323 gene encoding bifunctional dTDP-4-dehydrorhamnose 3,5-epimerase/dTDP-4-dehydrorhamnose reductase produces the protein MSLSVNGSSPKLNFLIYGRTGWIGGLLGKLCESQNISYSYGSGRLENRASILSDIDTIKPTHVFNAAGVTGRPNVDWCESHKVETVRTNVVGTLTLADVCREKGLVVINYATGCIFEYDEKHPLGSGVGFKEEDVPNFVGSYYSKTKAMVEDLLSNYENVCTLRVRMPISSDLSNPRNFITKITRYEKVVNIPNSMTILDELLPISIEMAKRNLTGIWNFTNPGVVSHNEILEMYRDYIDPYFTWKNFNLEEQAKVIIAPRSNNELDATKLKTEFPELLSIKESLIQNVFKPNQKTSVA, from the exons ATGTCTCTCTCAGTCAACGGCTCCTCGCCCAAACTCAACTTCTTAATCTACGGCCGCACAGGCTGGATCGGTGGGCTCCTCGGCAAGCTCTGCGAATCCCAAAACATAAGCTACTCCTACGGCTCCGGTCGTCTCGAGAACCGCGCCTCGATCTTATCCGACATTGATACCATCAAACCCACCCATGTTTTTAATGCTGCTGGTGTCACTGGAAGACCCAATGTTGATTGGTGTGAGTCTCACAAAGTGGAGACTGTCCGAACTAATGTTGTCGGCACTCTTACACTGGCGGATGTTTGTAGAGAGAAGGGGCTTGTGGTGATTAATTATGCGACTGGGTGTATTTTTGAGTACGATGAGAAGCATCCACTTGGGTCGGGTGTTGGGTTTAAGGAGGAGGATGTTCCTAATTTTGTGGGCTCTTATTATTCCAAGACCAAAGCTATG GTCGAGGATTTGCTTTCAAATTATGAGAATGTATGCACTCTGCGTGTCAGGATGCCAATATCATCTGATTTGTCTAATCCTCGAAATTTCATAACGAAGATCACTCGATATGAGAAGGTTGTAAACATACCAAACTCAATGACAATCTTGGATGAACTTCTCCCCATTTCCATAGAGATGGCAAAAAGGAACCTCACTGGAATATGGAACTTCACAAATCCCGGGGTAGTCAGCCACAATGAGATTCTAGAGATGTACAGGGATTACATTGACCCATACTTCACATGGAAGAACTTTAATCTTGAGGAGCAGGCAAAAGTGATTATTGCCCCAAGGAGCAACAATGAGCTCGATGCCACCAAACTGAAGACCGAGTTTCCAGAACTCTTGTCCATTAAGGAGTCCCTTATACAAAATGTATTCAAGCCAAATCAAAAGACATCCGTGGCTTGA
- the LOC108216985 gene encoding ripening-related protein grip22, translated as MKSLILASLVATLLILLSTHAEAKHGKLYPADRCSVSKHTKATLTVNSFEKGGGSGPCACDGQFHDDDTRIVALSPCWYNGGSRCMNRIIINANGQSVDAIVVDECAGCNAIVDASKAVWNALGLDTNVGVYDITWTDA; from the coding sequence ATGAAGAGCTTGATTTTAGCATCCCTTGTCGCAACACTGCTCATTCTTCTCAGTACACATGCTGAAGCTAAACACGGGAAGCTCTACCCCGCTGACAGATGTTCAGTAAGTAAACATACCAAGGCAACTCTAACTGTAAATAGCTTTGAAAAAGGCGGAGGTAGCGGCCCATGTGCATGCGACGGTCAGTTCCATGACGATGATACTCGTATCGTGGCACTCTCGCCTTGTTGGTATAACGGAGGATCAAGATGCATGAATAGAATCATTATAAATGCTAATGGTCAGAGCGTGGATGCTATAGTTGTTGACGAATGTGCAGGTTGTAATGCTATAGTGGACGCTTCGAAAGCTGTTTGGAATGCTTTAGGCCTGGATACAAATGTTGGAGTGTATGATATCACCTGGACTGATGCTTAA
- the LOC108216975 gene encoding ripening-related protein grip22, whose translation MKSLIFASLVATLLILLSTHAEAKQGKLHPTDRCSVSKHTKATLTVNSFEKGGGSGPCACDGQFHDDDTRIVALSPCWYNGGSRCMNTIIINANGRSVDAIVVDECAGCNAIVDASKAVWKALGLDTNVGVYGITWTDA comes from the coding sequence ATGAAGAGCTTAATTTTCGCATCCCTTGTTGCAACACTGCTCATTCTTCTCAGTACACATGCTGAAGCTAAACAGGGGAAGCTCCACCCCACTGACAGATGTTCAGTAAGTAAACATACCAAGGCAACTCTAACTGTAAATAGCTTTGAAAAAGGCGGAGGTAGCGGCCCATGTGCATGCGACGGTCAGTTCCATGACGACGATACTCGTATCGTGGCACTCTCCCCTTGCTGGTACAACGGAGGATCAAGATGCATGAATACAATCATTATAAATGCTAATGGGCGGAGCGTGGATGCTATAGTTGTTGACGAATGTGCAGGTTGTAATGCTATAGTGGACGCTTCGAAAGCTGTTTGGAAAGCTTTAGGCCTGGATACAAATGTTGGAGTGTATGGTATCACCTGGACTGATGCTTAA
- the LOC108216993 gene encoding transcription factor TCP19, protein MSPVKDCDKHNKMQGQGKKIKMSASCAAHISQLTKDLGFKSEDETLQWLLDRAEGRGTANQFANATGGASSEAPKVPEKKKAEPVHQDDVPKTSGSALVGPTPVFIPGKGFWMVPNDGGKPQQVWPVPLALTRGIGMRMQGPYAPGSSDQNQKP, encoded by the coding sequence ATGTCTCCAGTTAAAGATTGTGACAAGCACAACAAGATGCAGGGTCAGGGCAAGAAGATCAAAATGTCCGCTTCATGTGCTGCTCACATCTCCCAGTTGACGAAAGATTTGGGCTTCAAGTCCGAAGATGAAACTCTTCAGTGGCTTCTAGACCGTGCGGAGGGGCGTGGCACTGCGAATCAGTTTGCTAATGCTACTGGTGGGGCGTCTTCTGAGGCCCCCAAAGTGCCTGAGAAAAAGAAAGCTGAGCCTGTTCACCAGGATGATGTTCCGAAGACCTCGGGATCTGCGCTTGTGGGTCCCACTCCCGTGTTTATACCAGGGAAAGGGTTTTGGATGGTGCCTAATGATGGAGGCAAGCCACAGCAGGTGTGGCCTGTGCCGTTGGCTCTCACTCGTGGCATTGGCATGAGGATGCAGGGTCCGTATGCGCCGGGGTCGTCAGACCAGAACCAGAAGCCTTAG
- the LOC108212528 gene encoding large ribosomal subunit protein eL34 yields the protein MVQRLTYRKRHSYATKSNQHRVVKTPGGRLVYQTTKKRASGPKCPVTGKRIQGIPHLRPAEYKRSRLSRNRRTVNRAYGGVLSGGAVRERIIRAFLVEEQKIVKKVLKIQKLKEKVSTKS from the exons aTGGTGCAGCGTCTGACCTACAGGAAGCGCCACAGTTATGCTACCAAATCCAACCAGCACAGGGTTGTTAAAACCCCTG GTGGGAGATTGGTGTATCAGACCACCAAGAAGAGAGCTAGTGGACCAAAATGCCCTGTTACTGGCAAGAGAATCCAAGGG ATTCCTCATCTGAGGCCTGCTGAGTACAAGAGATCTAGGCTGTCTAGGAACCGAAGAACTGTTAACCGTGCCTATGGTGGTGTATTATCTGGAGGAGCTGTAAGAGAGAG GATTATTCGAGCTTTCTTGGTGGAAGAGCAAAAGATTGTGAAGAAAGTtttgaagattcagaagctAAAAGAAAAGGTGTCCACAAAAAGTTAA
- the LOC108204718 gene encoding phospholipase D beta 1, translating to MAEPVFAHSQSDVSNHGQGVQILPFKTSKVSLKVLLLHGNLDIWVKEAKNLPNMDLFHKKLGDMFGLLPGNLSGKLEGNVSHKITSDPYVTISVANAVIGRTFVISNSENPVWMQHFYVPVAHHAAEVQFAVKDSDVVGSQIMGAVGIPIEQLYSGAVVEGTFPILNASGKACKPGAVLTLSIQYTPMEKVPLYHGGVGSGPEYQGVPGTYFPLRRGGKVTLYQDAHVPDGSLPNLRLDHGKQYVHGSCWRDIFTAIGQARRLVYITGWSVYHLVRLVRDTDDKVDTTLGSLLKTKSQEGVRVLLLVWDDPTSRSILGYKTEGIMQTHDEETRRFFKHSSVQVLLCPRAAGKGHSWAKKQEVGTIYTHHQKTVIVDADAGNYKRKIVAFVGGLDLCMGRYDTPQHHIFRTLQTVHKDDFHNPNYTGPAVGCPREPWHDLHSQIDGPAAYDILTNFEERWMRASKPHGIQKIKKSNDDSLLRIERIPDILGITEGSMNEDDPECWHAQVFRSIDSNSVKGFPKEPKEAPGRNLVCGKNVLIDMSIHTAYVKAIRSAQHFIYIENQYFLGSSYNWSNYKNLGANNLIPMEIALKIVNKIKANERFCAYIVVPMWPEGVPTSTPTQRILFWQHNTMQMMYGVIYKALVEMGLDKTYEPQDYLNFFCLGNREAQDAGVPQAKNSNGTSTPQALSTKSRRFMIYVHSKGMIVDDEYVLLGSANINQRSLEGTRDTEIAMGAYQPHHTYARKRKSPRGQIYGYRMSLWAEHIGMLEQCFEQPESIDCARRVIYLSELNWKQFAAEEVTEMKGHLMKYPVEVDRTGKVSPLPGCATFPDMGGNIVGTFAGLQENLTI from the exons ATGGCTGAACCTGTTTTTGCACATTCACAATCTGATGTCTCAAATCATGGCCAAGGTGTTCAAATTTTGCCATTTAAGACCTCTAAAGTTTCTTTAAAGGTTTTGTTGTTACATGGAAATTTGGATATTTGGGTAAAAGAAGCTAAGAACCTTCCTAACATGGACCTGTTTCATAAGAAATTAGGGGACATGTTTGGCCTGTTACCTGGTAATTTAAGCGGAAAGCTTGAAGGGAATGTGTCTCATAAGATAACAAGTGATCCTTATGTCACAATTTCTGTGGCTAATGCTGTGATTGGTAGAACTTTTGTGATCAGTAATAGCGAGAACCCTGTGTGGATGCAGCATTTCTATGTCCCTGTTGCACATCATGCTGCAGAAGTGCAATTTGCTGTTAAAGACAGTGATGTTGTGGGTTCTCAGATCATGGGAGCTGTCGGGATCCCTATCGAGCAATTATACTCTGGTGCAGTTGTTGAGGGTACTTTTCCAATCCTCAATGCAAGTGGGAAGGCATGTAAACCTGGGGCTGTTTTAACTCTTTCAATTCAGTATACCCCTATGGAAAAGGTACCCCTTTATCACGGCGGGGTTGGATCAGGTCCAGAATATCAAGGCGTTCCTGGTACTTATTTCCCTCTAAGGAGAGGTGGAAAGGTTACACTTTATCAAGATGCACATGTCCCAGATGGTTCCCTTCCAAACTTGAGGCTTGATCACGGTAAGCAGTATGTGCATGGAAGTTGCTGGCGTGATATTTTTACTGCTATAGGTCAGGCTCGTCGTCTTGTTTACATTACCGGGTGGTCAGTGTATCATCTGGTCAGACTTGTTCGTGATACTGATGATAAAGTTGACACCACTTTGGGATCCCTTCTCAAGACAAAGTCACAGGAAGGCGtcagagtgctgcttcttgtaTGGGATGATCCTACTTCAAGGAGCATTTTGGGCTATAAAACG GAAGGAATTATGCAAACCCATGATGAGGAAACAAGACGCTTTTTCAAGCATTCCTCAGTGCAAGTGCTTCTCTGTCCCCGAGCAGCTGGAAAGGGGCATAGCTGGGCCAAAAAGCAG GAAGTCGGAACAATCTACACTCATCATCAGAAGACAGTTATTGTTGATGCTGATGCGGGAAATTACAAGAGGAAGATTGTAGCATTTGTTGGGGGTCTTGATTTGTGCATGGGGCGATACGATACACCGCAACACCATATATTTAGAACATTGCAAACTGTGCACAAAGATGACTTTCACAATCCAAATTAcacg GGTCCTGCGGTTGGTTGTCCAAGAGAACCATGGCATGATTTGCACAGTCAAATTGATGGTCCAGCAGCTTATGATATACTCACTAACTTTGAGGAAAGATGGATGCGGGCTTCAAAGCCTCATGGgattcagaaaataaaaaaatcgaaTGATGATTCGTTACTGAGAATTGAAAGAATTCCTGACATACTGGGAATCACTGAAGGATCCATGAATGAGGATGACCCCGAATGTTGGCATGCACAG GTTTTCCGTTCAATAGACTCCAACTCTGTTAAAGGTTTTCCCAAAGAACCAAAAGAAGCTCCCGGAAGG AACCTGGTATGTGGGAAGAACGTATTGATAGACATGAGTATACATACGGCATATGTAAAGGCCATTCGCTCTGCCCAGCATTTCATATATATCGAGAATCAATATTTTCTTGGTTCTTCATATAACTGGTCCAACTACAAAAACTTGG GTGCAAACAACTTAATACCTATGGAAATCGCTCTCAAAATTGTGAATAAAATTAAAGCAAATGAGAGATTTTGCGCATATATTGTAGTCCCTATGTGGCCAGAGGGTGTCCCTACAAGTACTCCTACTCAGAGGATTTTATTTTGGCAG CATAATACCATGCAAATGATGTATGGAGTAATTTACAAGGCCTTAGTGGAGATGGGGCTTGATAAAACATATGAGCCTCAGGACTACTTGAATTTCTTCTGTCTTGGTAATCGGGAGGCTCAAGATGCAGGTGTTCCTCAAGCCAAAAACTCAAATGGCACCAGTACTCCCCAA GCACTCAGTACAAAAAGTCGACGATTTATGATTTATGTACATTCAAAAGGCATGATAGTGGATGATGAGTATGTATTACTCGGGTCTGCTAACATCAACCAGCGTTCCTTAGAAGGCACCAGAGACACTGAGATTGCGATGGGTGCATATCAGCCTCATCATACTTATGCACGGAAACGTAAGAGTCCACGCGGACAG ATCTATGGATACAGAATGTCACTCTGGGCAGAGCACATTGGTATGCTCGAGCAATGCTTTGAGCAACCAGAAAGCATCGATTGTGCAAGACGGGTAATATACCTGAGTGAGTTGAACTGGAAACAATTTGCAGCAGAGGAAGTCACTGAAATGAAAGGTCATCTCATGAAGTACCCTGTGGAAGTGGATCGAACAGGAAAGGTGAGCCCTCTTCCTGGCTGCGCGACATTTCCAGATATGGGCGGAAACATTGTGGGCACGTTTGCCGGGCTTCAAGAAAATCTGACAATTTAA
- the LOC108205322 gene encoding subtilisin-like protease SBT4.3 yields MDKSLFLSFLFLATLVLNAQGQERKVHIVYMGDLPQEDVSVAHSHHAMLQSAHGSASVAKKTLVFSYGRSFNGFAAKLTDEEAARVSGMKGVLSVFPSRTLKLHTTRSWDFVGLARNQVGGPLEGDVIIGLLDTGIWPESESFSDTNLGSPPSRWKGTCQGPNFNCSNKIIGARYYNSDNFYGDSDFKSPRDAEGHGTHTSSTAAGGEVDGASYLGLAEGTARGGAPGARIAMYKVCWSFGCSSADILKAFDDAIADGVDIISVSLGSDFPTDYFKDPIAIGSFHAMKYGILTSNSAGNSGPFPVSVANFAPWTLTVAASTIDRKFVAKAVLGNGQVFQGLSINSFDLNGTTYPLVWGGAAVNYTVGSNTYISSLCAEGTMNSEIVQGKMVFCETIDDGSGILLANGVGAIMADSYYSDLAFNYPLPATVISTEDGIKVLDYIRTTESPIATILVSDTPDDVMAPIVVSFSSRGPNPISPDILKPDITAPGVDILAAWSPVAPPSVYYADTRSVDYNIISGTSMSCPHAAGAAAHVKAVHPDWSPAAIKSALMTTATIMDPRKQEDLEFAYGSGQINPVEAVRPGLVYNASEADYINFLCKQGYNTTNLQLLSGDDSVCNNTVPGRGWDLNYPSFSLYVLDGDLIQAEFTRTVTNVGAPNSTYFSAVIPPGATIYSPFSSINITVEPSTLSFTEVGETKSFTVTVNGPKICQQPIMSGAILWFNEDYVVRAPLVVYNYLPYNPESETFSKPGKKKTFGNSSLYKKKATFRHK; encoded by the exons ATGGATAAGTCattgtttctttcttttctcttccTTGCAACTTTAGTGCTTAATGCTCAAGGCCAAGAAAGGAAG GTTCATATTGTGTACATGGGAGATCTTCCTCAGGAAGATGTATCTGTTGCACATTCACACCACGCGATGCTTCAAAGTGCACACGGAAG TGCCTCAGTTGCCAAGAAAACACTAGTTTTCAGTTATGGGAGAAGCTTTAACGGATTTGCAGCCAAGCTGACAGATGAAGAAGCCGCAAGGGTTTCAG GAATGAAAGGAGTCCTTTCAGTGTTTCCAAGTCGCACCCTAAAGCTGCATACTACAAGGTCTTGGGACTTTGTTGGATTAGCTAGAAATCAAGTTGGAGGTCCTCTAGAAGGAGATGTCATTATTGGGCTTCTAGACACAG GAATCTGGCCGGAGTCTGAAAGCTTCAGTGACACCAATCTAGGTTCTCCACCTTCAAGATGGAAAGGAACATGTCAGGGTCCCAATTTCAACTGCAGCAA CAAGATCATAGGGGCACGCTACTACAACAGCGACAATTTTTATGGTGATTCGGATTTTAAATCTCCAAGAGATGCAGAAGGACACGGAACACATACTTCTTCAACAGCTGCAGGAGGCGAGGTGGATGGAGCTAGTTACCTTGGCTTAGCCGAAGGGACTGCCAGAGGAGGAGCACCTGGTGCAAGAATCGCTATGTATAAAGTTTGCTGGTCTTTTGGATGCTCATCAGCAGATATTCTCAAAGCATTTGATGATGCCATAGCAGATGGTGTGGATATTATATCAGTATCGCTAGGATCAGACTTTCCAACAGATTACTTTAAAGACCCAATTGCTATTGGATCTTTCCACGCCATGAAATATGGAATTTTGACCTCAAATTCAGCAGGAAATTCGGGTCCTTTTCCAGTTTCAGTCGCAAACTTTGCACCCTGGACTTTGACTGTTGCTGCCAGCACCATTGATAGAAAATTTGTAGCAAAGGCAGTGCTTGGCAATGGACAAGTTTTTCAG GGACTATCCATCAACAGTTTTGATCTTAACGGGACCACATACCCATTAGTTTGGGGAGGAGCTGCCGTAAATTATACAGTCGGTTCCAACACATATATCTCAAGTCTATGCGCAGAGGGTACAATGAATTCAGAGATTGTTCAAGGAAAAATGGTCTTTTGTGAGACCATCGATGATGGTTCTGGCATTCTGTTAGCCAATGGTGTGGGTGCTATAATGGCTGATTCATATTACAGTGATTTAGCCTTCAATTACCCTTTACCAGCAACTGTAATCAGCACAGAAGATGGCATCAAAGTTCTTGATTACATCAGAACAACAGA GTCACCAATTGCTACAATTCTGGTATCAGATACACCAGACGATGTCATGGCTCCTATTGTTGTTTCTTTCTCTTCTAGAGGACCCAACCCTATTAGCCCGGATATTTTGAAG CCTGATATCACTGCTCCTGGTGTGGACATTCTTGCTGCATGGTCTCCAGTGGCACCTCCCTCAGTTTACTACGCTGATACCAGGAGTGTCGATTATAACATAATTTCTGGCACATCCATGTCTTGCCCACATGCTGCTGGTGCTGCAGCTCATGTCAAGGCTGTCCATCCAGACTGGTCTCCTGCTGCTATTAAATCTGCCCTCATGACAACAG CTACTATTATGGACCCAAGGAAGCAGGAAGACCTAGAATTCGCATATGGTTCTGGTCAAATAAACCCAGTTGAGGCCGTGAGACCGGGACTTGTTTATAATGCATCCGAGGCAGATTATATTAACTTCCTATGCAAACAAGGATACAACACAACTAATTTGCAACTTCTCAGTGGTGATGATAGTGTTTGTAATAACACAGTCCCCGGAAGAGGATGGGATCTCAATTACCCATCGTTCTCTCTATATGTGCTAGACGGTGATCTGATTCAGGCTGAATTTACCAGGACAGTTACTAATGTAGGGGCACCGAACTCAACCTACTTCTCTGCCGTCATTCCACCTGGTGCTACCATATATTCGCCTTTTAGTAGCATCAATATCACCGTCGAACCTTCTACCCTGTCATTTACCGAAGTTGGGGAAACAAAATCATTCACCGTGACCGTCAATGGACCAAAGATCTGCCAACAGCCAATCATGTCAGGTGCCATATTATGGTTTAATGAAGATTATGTGGTAAGAGCTCCGCTTGTTGTGTATAACTATCTCCCTTACAATCCGGAATCAGAGACCTTCTCCAAGCCTGGCAAAAAGAAGACTTTCGGCAACTCCTCTCTATACAAGAAGAAAGCAACATTCAGACACAAGTAA